A portion of the Cloacibacillus sp. An23 genome contains these proteins:
- a CDS encoding aldehyde dehydrogenase family protein, with translation MAFAMPELQKEYGCFIGGEWRPAKDGKTFETHCPADGRLLASCAEATREDVDDAVKAAWKAWESWKNVAPAERAAILMKVADAIDANKERLAMVETLDNGKPIRETLNVDVPMSADHFRYFAGAVRTEEGSAAMLDGNTLSLILREPIGVVGQIVPWNFPFLMAAWKLAPVLAAGCCTVFKPSSITPLSVLEFARIVEGILPPGVFNVVTGKGSKSGQYILEHPGFRKLAFTGSTDVGRDVARAAADRLIPSTLELGGKSANIYFPDCKWDMAMDGLQMGILFNQGQVCCAGSRVFVHEDIYDKFVADAAAAFNKIKVGLPWKEETQMGSQINKHQVEHIQECVEAGVKEGAAIACGGHPLTEGELAGGAFYAPTLLTNVTNDMKVAQEEIFGPVACVIKFRTEEEVIKMANDSKYGLGGAVWTRDVNRAIRVARGVETGRMWVNTYNSIPAGAPFGGYKESGIGRETHKVILEHYTQMKNIMINLGESPTGFYPKD, from the coding sequence ATGGCTTTTGCAATGCCAGAGCTTCAGAAGGAATACGGCTGCTTCATCGGCGGCGAGTGGCGTCCGGCGAAGGACGGGAAGACATTCGAGACACACTGCCCGGCGGACGGGCGGCTGCTCGCGTCGTGCGCAGAGGCGACGCGCGAGGATGTGGACGACGCGGTAAAAGCCGCGTGGAAAGCGTGGGAGTCATGGAAGAACGTCGCTCCCGCAGAGCGCGCGGCGATCCTGATGAAAGTCGCCGACGCGATAGACGCGAATAAAGAACGTCTCGCGATGGTCGAGACGCTCGACAACGGCAAGCCGATACGCGAAACGCTGAACGTCGACGTGCCTATGTCGGCCGACCACTTCCGCTACTTCGCGGGCGCGGTGCGCACGGAAGAAGGCAGCGCCGCGATGCTCGACGGAAACACGCTCTCGCTGATACTCCGCGAGCCGATAGGCGTAGTCGGGCAGATCGTGCCGTGGAACTTCCCGTTCCTCATGGCGGCGTGGAAACTCGCGCCTGTGCTAGCCGCGGGCTGCTGCACGGTCTTCAAGCCGTCGAGCATAACGCCGCTCTCCGTGCTCGAGTTCGCCCGCATCGTCGAAGGCATACTGCCTCCCGGCGTATTCAACGTCGTCACCGGCAAGGGCTCGAAGTCGGGCCAGTACATACTCGAACATCCGGGCTTCCGCAAGCTGGCCTTCACGGGTTCTACAGACGTAGGCCGCGACGTGGCGAGAGCGGCGGCGGACCGCCTCATTCCGTCAACGCTCGAACTCGGCGGAAAATCGGCGAACATCTATTTCCCAGACTGCAAATGGGACATGGCGATGGACGGCCTGCAAATGGGCATACTCTTCAACCAGGGACAGGTCTGCTGCGCCGGGTCGCGCGTCTTCGTCCACGAGGACATCTACGACAAATTCGTGGCGGACGCCGCCGCGGCCTTCAACAAGATAAAAGTCGGGCTGCCGTGGAAAGAGGAGACCCAGATGGGCAGCCAGATCAACAAACACCAGGTCGAGCACATCCAGGAATGCGTCGAGGCCGGAGTCAAAGAGGGTGCGGCGATAGCCTGCGGCGGGCACCCGCTCACCGAAGGCGAGCTCGCCGGCGGAGCCTTCTACGCGCCGACGCTGCTCACGAACGTGACGAACGACATGAAGGTCGCGCAGGAAGAAATCTTCGGCCCCGTCGCATGCGTCATAAAGTTCCGCACGGAAGAAGAAGTCATAAAAATGGCCAACGACAGCAAATACGGCCTCGGAGGCGCGGTCTGGACGCGCGACGTCAACCGCGCCATCCGCGTGGCGCGCGGCGTCGAAACTGGGCGCATGTGGGTCAACACATACAACTCGATACCGGCGGGAGCGCCCTTCGGCGGCTACAAAGAAAGCGGCATCGGACGCGAGACGCACAAAGTCATCCTCGAACACTACACTCAGATGAAGAACATCATGATAAACCTCGGAGAGTCGCCTACCGGCTTCTACCCGAAAGACTAA
- a CDS encoding MBL fold metallo-hydrolase codes for MFYDYGNGIYGIDAHYEGEGFVEVYLVRSLGEAAIIETAHNRSLPCVLEALGELGVARESVKYVCVTHVHLDHAGGAGSYMREFPNAKLVVHPRGARHMIDPAKLVEGVKEVYGPEETERLYGTIIPVPAERVLAPQDGEELTLGGRRLVCYDAPGHAKHHMIFFEKTTKSVFAGDGFGISYSCMDGTRGRWAIPTASPVQFDPEAMKATIDHIVSLEPETVFLTHFGPLTNIAEIAESLKKSVDKYVEIAVASRGEREGLSRRLTELYRELITENGQASRMEEIERAHRWDLELNIQGLACWYAHEHKK; via the coding sequence ATGTTTTACGACTACGGCAACGGAATTTACGGGATAGACGCCCATTACGAGGGCGAGGGCTTCGTCGAGGTGTATCTTGTCAGGAGCCTCGGCGAGGCCGCGATCATAGAGACGGCGCACAACAGGTCCCTGCCCTGCGTGCTCGAGGCCCTCGGCGAACTCGGCGTGGCGCGCGAGAGCGTGAAGTACGTCTGCGTGACGCACGTCCATCTCGACCACGCGGGCGGCGCCGGCTCGTACATGCGCGAGTTCCCGAACGCGAAGCTCGTCGTGCATCCGCGCGGCGCGCGCCACATGATAGACCCGGCGAAGCTAGTCGAAGGCGTCAAAGAAGTCTACGGCCCCGAGGAGACGGAGCGCCTCTACGGCACGATAATCCCGGTCCCGGCGGAGCGCGTGCTCGCGCCGCAGGACGGAGAAGAGCTGACGCTGGGCGGCAGGCGGCTGGTATGCTATGACGCGCCGGGCCACGCGAAACACCACATGATATTTTTCGAGAAAACGACGAAGTCTGTATTCGCTGGCGACGGCTTCGGCATCTCGTACAGCTGCATGGACGGGACGCGCGGACGCTGGGCGATACCGACGGCCTCTCCGGTGCAGTTCGACCCGGAGGCGATGAAGGCGACGATAGACCACATCGTATCGCTCGAGCCGGAGACTGTGTTTCTGACGCACTTCGGCCCGCTGACGAACATCGCGGAGATAGCGGAAAGCCTTAAAAAATCCGTCGATAAATACGTCGAGATAGCGGTCGCCTCGCGCGGCGAACGCGAAGGGCTGAGCCGCCGTCTCACCGAGCTTTACCGCGAGCTGATAACGGAGAACGGACAGGCTTCGCGCATGGAAGAAATAGAGCGCGCGCACCGCTGGGACCTCGAGCTGAACATTCAGGGACTCGCCTGCTGGTACGCGCACGAGCACAAAAAATAA
- a CDS encoding helix-turn-helix transcriptional regulator — translation MWKIQKYRINKGLTQERLAEEVDLSPGYVSEIETGKKRASMKTLQKIASVLDVPLAALLDDGPDVEQKKDVFVQCPFISYMDSPSALAEVSGITREIFSVVTELPVEEKIKVLSYARDLKKLADLTGGKNAKE, via the coding sequence ATGTGGAAAATTCAGAAATATAGAATAAATAAAGGGCTCACTCAAGAGCGTCTGGCAGAAGAAGTAGACCTTTCTCCGGGGTATGTGTCAGAGATTGAGACCGGGAAGAAAAGAGCGTCAATGAAAACATTGCAGAAAATCGCCTCCGTCCTAGACGTGCCGCTTGCTGCGCTGCTTGACGACGGCCCGGACGTGGAACAGAAAAAAGACGTGTTCGTACAGTGTCCCTTCATATCTTATATGGACTCGCCTTCGGCTCTGGCGGAGGTGAGCGGCATTACAAGGGAGATTTTTTCCGTCGTGACGGAGCTTCCTGTCGAGGAGAAGATAAAGGTGCTCTCCTACGCGCGCGACCTGAAAAAACTGGCCGATCTGACGGGCGGGAAAAACGCGAAAGAGTGA
- a CDS encoding M48 family metallopeptidase, whose translation MKAVKIFAFALMIFTLAACPSYAGLSHEQARRVWNKVAAPTGLTGLPFSIKNEEAPNAWVTNGQSVTVTTGLLDLLDSESELYAVFAHEAGHVKLNHHQSGANRAAGLSLAAAILGNILGDGLAGAAVNVGANLVNSGWSREQEIAADDYAVELAHAQGEDPVGMYMAIKKLSSVSKTQPSGFNSHPPDDRRMLHIKNKILELEPDAVIPE comes from the coding sequence TTGAAAGCGGTAAAAATTTTCGCATTCGCGCTGATGATTTTCACTCTGGCGGCCTGTCCGTCATACGCCGGTTTATCGCACGAGCAGGCCAGGCGGGTTTGGAACAAAGTGGCGGCGCCGACAGGGCTGACCGGGCTTCCGTTCTCCATAAAAAACGAGGAAGCTCCCAACGCCTGGGTCACGAACGGGCAGTCTGTTACGGTCACGACGGGCCTGCTCGACCTGCTCGACAGCGAGTCCGAACTGTACGCCGTATTCGCCCACGAGGCCGGACACGTGAAGCTGAACCACCACCAGAGCGGCGCGAACCGCGCCGCCGGCCTGTCGCTCGCCGCCGCGATACTAGGCAATATACTGGGAGACGGCCTTGCGGGGGCCGCCGTCAACGTCGGCGCGAACCTCGTGAACTCGGGCTGGAGCCGGGAGCAGGAGATAGCGGCCGACGACTACGCCGTCGAACTCGCGCACGCGCAGGGCGAGGACCCGGTAGGGATGTACATGGCTATCAAGAAGCTCTCATCCGTCAGCAAGACGCAGCCTAGCGGATTCAACTCCCATCCGCCGGACGACCGCCGTATGCTGCACATCAAGAACAAAATACTCGAGCTCGAGCCCGACGCGGTCATTCCGGAATAG
- a CDS encoding carbon starvation CstA family protein, whose product MVTFFIALFMLIAGFAVYAKFVERLLPPDERKTPAIDHPDGVDYIPLPLWKSFLIQLLNIAGLGPIFGALSGALWGPVVYFWIVFGTIFAGGVHDYFSGMLSERHNGGSISEIVGFYLGPVMKTVMRFFSVVLLIFVGATFSIGPAGLLALLTPESLDMHFWLAVILIYYFLATLLPIDKIIGRLYPLFGAALIIMCLGVGGGMVAQGYEMPEMWHNFGNLHPDGLPIWPLMFITVACGAISGFHATQSPMMARCIRSEYEGRKVFYGAMVAEGVIALIWAAAGVTVYNGTGGLWEATNRLAGQSALVYDICNTLLGPAGAVLAMLGVIVCPITSGDTAFRSARLTLADWFGVDQKPHMKRLMLSLPLLLCGGALSLVNFQIIWRYFSWSNQTLAMITLWTAAAFLAKVRHNFWPVVIPAVFMSAVCSTYILVAPEGFGPMISRAAAGSALSGAAAIDAAAKAGYPAGIVFAAVCFVLFWVKCVKPYQEKKLG is encoded by the coding sequence ATGGTTACGTTTTTTATAGCGCTTTTCATGCTCATAGCGGGCTTCGCGGTTTACGCTAAGTTCGTCGAGCGGCTGCTTCCGCCGGACGAGCGGAAGACTCCGGCTATCGACCATCCGGACGGCGTGGACTATATTCCGCTGCCGCTGTGGAAGTCGTTCCTTATCCAGCTTCTGAATATCGCCGGGCTCGGCCCTATCTTCGGCGCGCTCTCCGGCGCTCTGTGGGGGCCGGTGGTCTATTTCTGGATAGTCTTCGGGACTATCTTTGCGGGCGGCGTTCACGATTATTTCTCGGGGATGCTTTCGGAGCGCCACAACGGCGGCAGTATTTCGGAGATCGTCGGCTTTTACCTCGGCCCCGTGATGAAGACTGTGATGCGCTTTTTTTCCGTCGTGCTGCTCATCTTCGTCGGGGCCACTTTCTCTATCGGCCCGGCGGGGCTGCTTGCTCTGCTTACGCCGGAGTCGCTCGACATGCATTTCTGGCTCGCCGTGATTTTGATCTATTATTTCCTTGCGACTCTGCTGCCTATAGATAAGATCATCGGGCGGCTCTATCCGCTTTTCGGCGCGGCGCTTATCATTATGTGCCTCGGAGTCGGCGGCGGCATGGTCGCGCAGGGCTATGAGATGCCGGAGATGTGGCATAATTTCGGCAATCTGCATCCCGACGGGCTGCCGATATGGCCTCTGATGTTCATCACTGTCGCATGCGGCGCGATTTCTGGCTTCCACGCCACGCAGTCGCCGATGATGGCGCGCTGTATCCGCAGCGAGTACGAGGGGCGCAAGGTCTTTTACGGCGCGATGGTCGCGGAGGGCGTTATAGCGCTTATCTGGGCCGCCGCGGGCGTGACGGTGTATAACGGCACCGGCGGTCTGTGGGAGGCGACGAACCGCCTCGCGGGGCAGTCGGCGCTGGTCTACGACATCTGCAATACTCTGCTCGGCCCGGCCGGAGCGGTGCTGGCTATGCTCGGAGTCATCGTCTGCCCGATAACTTCGGGCGACACTGCGTTCCGCTCGGCGCGCCTCACCCTCGCGGACTGGTTCGGCGTGGACCAGAAGCCGCACATGAAGCGGCTGATGCTTTCGCTTCCGCTGCTTCTCTGCGGCGGCGCGCTGTCGCTCGTCAATTTCCAGATTATCTGGCGCTATTTCTCGTGGTCTAACCAGACGCTCGCTATGATCACGCTTTGGACGGCGGCGGCCTTCCTCGCGAAGGTGCGCCATAATTTCTGGCCCGTCGTGATTCCCGCCGTTTTTATGTCGGCTGTGTGCAGCACGTACATTCTGGTCGCGCCGGAGGGCTTCGGCCCGATGATTTCGCGCGCGGCCGCCGGCTCCGCCCTTTCGGGCGCGGCGGCCATCGACGCTGCGGCGAAGGCGGGCTACCCAGCGGGGATAGTTTTCGCCGCGGTCTGCTTCGTGCTGTTCTGGGTAAAGTGCGTGAAGCCCTATCAGGAGAAGAAGCTCGGATAG
- a CDS encoding Ig-like domain-containing protein, translated as MKFGKKGLAALAAALCVAFFAPAAMAVEVDSFDSLQSALNGTEGITVTGDFQITSQLIVSTNATLDLNGHTVSATLEGADIFVVTDGATFTINDTAGGGKISSNGWAAIQILGETSPDENASAINSKLILNGGTIEAQWYPITVMGKGAQFDINDGIVQVTAVDGYAVSGSSATTDSNKNPVSYHGTIINVNGGQLIGGTGLESDSNPSSGRDYIAGAGIFHSQEGVLNITGGTVSGYVGIQFRSGTLNMTGGTVISNGNMPTAVTPSSNGVVAIGAGIAFITNGDPEKVGYRGNMSATISGDAEVIATGEGSYAIYEANHETAGNESDTQLVALTITSGTFEGKVGALSIQNKGDEDNTNGNVSISGGAFSSQPEEKYLAENVTFVDDGEGHFVVPSLTFATNVITLAMNETITLDYTVVPANAMINWTSSNPEIATVDANGEITPAAAGETTITATLADYDTISASCTVTVTEDDTPITPPVTSDDVTPPHTGGSGGGCSAGFGALALLAAVPLFRMRKR; from the coding sequence ATGAAATTCGGCAAAAAAGGACTGGCCGCGCTTGCCGCAGCGCTGTGCGTAGCGTTTTTCGCACCGGCGGCGATGGCGGTGGAAGTTGACAGTTTTGACAGTCTGCAAAGCGCATTAAACGGGACAGAAGGAATCACCGTTACTGGCGATTTCCAAATTACTTCACAGCTCATCGTATCAACCAATGCAACTCTTGATTTAAACGGGCATACCGTAAGTGCTACTCTTGAAGGGGCTGATATATTTGTCGTTACAGACGGAGCCACTTTTACCATTAATGACACAGCCGGGGGCGGCAAAATATCCAGCAATGGATGGGCTGCAATACAAATATTAGGCGAAACTTCGCCTGATGAGAACGCGTCCGCTATTAATTCCAAACTGATTTTGAACGGCGGGACGATAGAAGCACAGTGGTATCCTATCACGGTCATGGGAAAAGGCGCGCAGTTCGACATCAACGATGGAATAGTTCAAGTAACGGCTGTTGATGGATATGCTGTTTCCGGTTCTTCCGCAACAACGGATTCAAATAAAAATCCCGTAAGCTATCACGGAACAATTATAAACGTCAACGGTGGCCAGCTCATAGGTGGCACGGGCTTGGAATCTGATAGTAACCCGTCTTCTGGACGCGACTATATCGCAGGCGCAGGCATCTTCCATTCTCAGGAAGGAGTTCTGAACATAACCGGAGGGACTGTATCCGGCTACGTCGGGATACAGTTCAGAAGCGGTACGCTGAATATGACCGGTGGTACTGTAATTAGTAACGGAAATATGCCGACTGCCGTCACACCGAGTTCAAACGGAGTTGTTGCAATCGGCGCAGGGATTGCATTTATCACGAACGGAGACCCTGAAAAAGTCGGATACCGCGGAAATATGAGCGCGACAATATCAGGCGATGCGGAGGTAATCGCAACGGGTGAAGGGTCATACGCAATTTACGAAGCAAACCATGAGACAGCAGGCAATGAAAGCGACACGCAGCTGGTTGCACTGACTATTACAAGCGGCACTTTTGAAGGTAAAGTAGGCGCTCTTTCAATACAGAATAAGGGCGATGAAGATAACACGAATGGCAACGTCTCCATCAGCGGCGGTGCTTTCAGCAGTCAGCCGGAAGAAAAATATCTCGCTGAAAATGTCACTTTCGTCGATGACGGGGAAGGCCATTTCGTTGTACCGTCACTGACGTTTGCGACCAACGTAATAACGCTTGCCATGAATGAAACGATTACTCTTGATTATACGGTCGTTCCGGCAAACGCCATGATTAACTGGACGAGCAGCAATCCTGAAATCGCAACAGTCGATGCAAACGGCGAGATAACTCCCGCCGCGGCAGGAGAAACGACTATAACGGCGACACTGGCTGACTACGACACTATTTCGGCCTCCTGCACGGTAACAGTAACCGAAGACGATACTCCGATTACACCGCCAGTCACCTCCGACGACGTCACGCCTCCGCACACCGGCGGCAGCGGCGGAGGGTGCTCGGCTGGGTTCGGCGCGCTTGCTCTGCTTGCGGCTGTTCCGCTTTTCCGCATGAGGAAGAGGTAA
- a CDS encoding YjjG family noncanonical pyrimidine nucleotidase: MGGLRAILWDVDGTLLDFKAAERAAMRSLFADFGLGECTDGALARYSVINKSYWRKLERGEMAKAEILVRRFEDFFAAEGLSGPSAAEFNAAYQTRLGDTIVFRDGADKLVASLRGKIEQYAASNGTTAAQTRKLARSGLGKLLDGVFLSERIGYEKPAKEFFDAVFREIGEDKRAAALIVGDSLTSDIAGGAGAGIKTCWYNPDGAPNATEAKPDFEISDLNEVTGLL; this comes from the coding sequence ATGGGCGGACTTCGCGCGATACTCTGGGACGTGGACGGCACTCTGCTCGACTTCAAGGCTGCGGAGCGCGCCGCGATGCGCTCGCTCTTCGCGGATTTCGGCCTCGGCGAATGTACGGACGGCGCTCTCGCGCGATATTCCGTGATAAACAAATCATACTGGCGCAAACTCGAACGCGGCGAAATGGCGAAGGCCGAGATACTCGTGCGCCGCTTCGAAGACTTCTTCGCGGCAGAAGGGCTCTCCGGCCCCTCTGCCGCCGAATTCAACGCGGCCTATCAAACGCGCCTCGGCGACACGATAGTCTTCCGAGACGGCGCGGACAAACTCGTCGCCTCGCTGCGCGGCAAAATAGAGCAGTACGCCGCCTCGAACGGCACGACAGCCGCGCAGACGCGCAAGCTCGCACGCTCCGGCCTCGGCAAACTGCTCGACGGAGTCTTCCTCTCCGAACGGATAGGATACGAAAAACCCGCGAAAGAATTTTTCGACGCAGTATTCCGCGAGATAGGCGAGGACAAGCGCGCCGCCGCGCTGATAGTAGGCGACTCGCTGACGAGCGACATCGCGGGCGGCGCGGGCGCTGGCATAAAAACCTGCTGGTACAACCCCGACGGCGCGCCGAACGCGACGGAAGCGAAGCCGGATTTCGAGATAAGTGATCTGAACGAGGTGACGGGGCTGCTGTAA
- a CDS encoding glutamine synthetase III yields the protein MTEIREYPKMKDIYGSLVFDQREMKQRLPRDVFDSLVAAMEGRQKLDSSIADTVALAMKDWAVSKGADHWAHWFHPLTELTAEKHTAFLMADENGNPLNSFRGKDLMQSEPDASSFPSGGTRSTFEARGYSAWDPTSPAFIIKSKKGGTLCIPSIFIAYDGSPLDMKTYLLRAMQAIETRSMRMLKLFGNRGVRYVHATVGGEQEFFLLDRPRAQKRPDIRFCGRTLVGSPPPRDQKMEDHYFGAIPTRVLSYMEDVQRDLARLGVDLATRHNENARCQFEFAPQFTEANLACDQNQLVMETMRKMAREHELRLLFHEKPFNGMNGSGKHINFSLEDSEGRNLLKPSTNHRKNVIFLAFLSSFILGTAEHFGLLQASVSTPGNMYRLGGQEAPPNIICVYLGDAIASMLRAVEEGTDDGTMKPSRGTLDLGLSKLPDIVAFDSDRNRTSPIAFTGNKFEFRAPGASQAMAIPVMALLTVWAAGMEKFLGFFEEEINAGLDPVDAAIKTIRKVAAMSRNIRFEGNAYSANWHEEAERRGLLKAKTIPEGIDLFVEPSTIKMLEEMKVFSKKEIEAFHTIKLEQFVKSIEIEMSVLRDMVWEGILPALSKQMLLEKSSRDAVAGYDALSLEKWDGIIVRLAAAKLDLIAKTEELAKLREEMSRMTTRAHAEAIVKRAVPLMLEIRKIADSVEIFFSAENMPYPNYRNLLSLSA from the coding sequence ATGACAGAGATAAGAGAATACCCAAAGATGAAAGACATTTACGGCTCTCTCGTCTTTGACCAGAGGGAGATGAAGCAGCGGCTTCCGCGCGACGTCTTCGACAGCCTCGTCGCGGCTATGGAGGGGCGGCAGAAGCTCGACTCGAGCATCGCCGACACCGTCGCACTCGCTATGAAGGACTGGGCCGTAAGCAAGGGCGCCGACCACTGGGCGCACTGGTTCCACCCGCTCACCGAGCTGACCGCGGAGAAGCACACGGCTTTCCTGATGGCGGACGAAAACGGCAACCCGCTGAACTCCTTCCGCGGCAAGGACCTCATGCAGAGCGAACCGGACGCCTCCTCTTTCCCGTCCGGCGGCACGCGCAGCACCTTCGAGGCGCGCGGCTATTCCGCGTGGGACCCGACGAGCCCCGCCTTCATCATCAAGTCGAAGAAGGGCGGCACGCTCTGCATACCGTCGATATTCATAGCCTACGACGGCTCGCCGCTCGACATGAAGACCTATCTGCTGCGCGCGATGCAGGCGATAGAGACGCGCTCGATGCGAATGCTCAAGCTCTTCGGCAACCGCGGCGTCCGCTACGTCCACGCGACCGTCGGAGGCGAACAGGAATTCTTCCTGCTCGACCGTCCGCGCGCGCAGAAGCGCCCGGACATCCGCTTCTGCGGACGCACGCTCGTCGGCTCGCCGCCGCCGCGCGACCAGAAGATGGAAGACCACTACTTCGGCGCGATACCGACGCGCGTCCTATCCTACATGGAGGACGTGCAGCGCGACCTGGCGCGCCTCGGCGTCGACCTCGCGACGCGCCACAACGAAAACGCCAGATGCCAGTTCGAGTTCGCGCCGCAGTTCACCGAGGCGAACCTCGCCTGCGACCAGAACCAGCTCGTCATGGAGACGATGCGCAAGATGGCGCGCGAGCACGAGCTGCGCCTGCTCTTCCACGAGAAGCCGTTCAACGGCATGAACGGCAGCGGCAAGCACATCAACTTCTCACTCGAAGACAGCGAGGGACGCAACCTTCTGAAGCCTTCGACGAACCACAGGAAGAACGTAATATTCCTCGCCTTCCTCTCGTCATTCATACTCGGCACGGCGGAGCACTTCGGACTGCTCCAGGCCTCCGTCTCTACGCCGGGCAACATGTACCGCCTTGGCGGGCAGGAGGCTCCGCCGAACATCATCTGCGTCTACCTCGGCGACGCTATAGCCTCCATGCTGCGCGCCGTCGAAGAGGGCACCGACGACGGCACGATGAAGCCGTCGCGCGGCACGCTCGACCTCGGCCTCTCGAAGCTGCCCGACATCGTGGCCTTCGACAGCGACCGCAACCGCACGAGCCCGATAGCCTTCACCGGCAACAAGTTCGAGTTCCGCGCGCCCGGCGCGTCGCAGGCTATGGCCATACCGGTCATGGCGCTGCTCACAGTCTGGGCCGCCGGCATGGAAAAGTTCCTCGGCTTCTTCGAAGAAGAGATAAACGCGGGCCTCGACCCCGTGGACGCCGCGATAAAGACGATACGCAAGGTCGCCGCGATGAGCCGCAACATCCGCTTCGAGGGCAACGCCTACAGCGCCAACTGGCACGAGGAGGCGGAGCGCCGCGGCCTGCTCAAGGCCAAGACGATACCCGAGGGCATAGATCTCTTCGTAGAGCCGTCTACGATAAAAATGCTCGAAGAAATGAAGGTATTCTCGAAAAAAGAGATCGAAGCCTTCCACACGATAAAACTCGAGCAGTTCGTCAAGAGCATCGAGATAGAAATGTCCGTGCTGCGCGACATGGTATGGGAGGGGATACTCCCCGCGCTCTCGAAACAAATGCTTCTCGAGAAAAGCTCGCGCGACGCCGTCGCCGGCTACGACGCGCTGTCGCTGGAAAAATGGGACGGCATCATCGTCCGGCTTGCCGCGGCGAAGCTCGACCTCATAGCAAAGACAGAAGAGCTCGCGAAGCTGCGCGAGGAGATGTCCCGCATGACCACGCGCGCCCACGCCGAGGCGATAGTTAAGAGGGCAGTGCCGCTCATGCTCGAGATACGCAAAATCGCCGACTCCGTCGAGATATTCTTCTCCGCGGAGAACATGCCCTACCCGAACTACAGGAACCTGCTCTCGCTCTCCGCGTAA
- a CDS encoding enoyl-CoA hydratase-related protein: MFSLKEVIFEKRDGAAWVTMNRPEALNSLTAELCAGLVETLAECERDACVRAVVLTGAGRAFCAGGDLKTLAALKSREEAEAYVRTAGAVALAVIRSAKPYVAMVNGAAAGAGFNLALACDFVCASKKAKFTQAFSTIGLISDCGGNFLLPRLVGPAMAKRLMMLPETLSADEAAALGLVSAVADDAELAEKTAALAARLAKQPPRALAEIKKFQNDAELFEAALHREEKIQAELICGGECKEGVAAFLEKREPKF, translated from the coding sequence GTGTTTTCGCTGAAAGAGGTCATTTTTGAAAAGAGGGACGGGGCCGCGTGGGTGACGATGAACAGGCCCGAGGCGCTGAACTCTCTGACCGCGGAGCTGTGCGCCGGGCTTGTGGAAACGCTCGCGGAATGCGAGCGCGACGCGTGCGTGCGCGCCGTCGTCCTCACTGGGGCCGGGCGCGCCTTCTGCGCCGGAGGCGACCTGAAGACGCTCGCCGCGCTCAAAAGCCGCGAGGAGGCGGAGGCCTACGTGCGGACGGCCGGGGCCGTCGCGCTCGCCGTGATACGCTCTGCGAAGCCCTACGTCGCGATGGTGAACGGGGCCGCCGCCGGCGCGGGGTTCAACCTCGCGCTCGCATGCGATTTCGTCTGCGCGTCGAAAAAAGCGAAATTCACGCAGGCATTCAGCACGATAGGGCTGATATCCGACTGCGGCGGAAACTTCCTGCTGCCGCGCCTCGTAGGGCCGGCCATGGCGAAACGGCTGATGATGCTGCCCGAGACGCTTTCCGCGGACGAAGCCGCCGCGCTCGGCCTCGTCTCTGCGGTCGCGGATGATGCGGAACTCGCGGAAAAAACGGCGGCGCTCGCCGCCCGCCTCGCGAAGCAGCCTCCGCGGGCGCTGGCAGAAATAAAAAAATTCCAGAACGATGCGGAACTATTCGAAGCCGCGCTTCACCGGGAGGAGAAAATACAGGCGGAGCTGATATGCGGCGGAGAATGCAAAGAGGGCGTAGCCGCCTTCCTTGAAAAACGCGAGCCTAAATTTTAG
- a CDS encoding NYN domain-containing protein, translating to MEDDVTLNVKQKGVDMRIGLDIASVTYKKQVQRIVLISGDSDFVPAAKLARREGM from the coding sequence TTGGAGGACGACGTGACCCTAAACGTAAAACAAAAAGGAGTCGATATGCGGATAGGACTTGATATCGCCTCCGTGACATATAAAAAGCAGGTTCAGCGTATCGTACTGATATCAGGGGACAGCGATTTCGTCCCAGCCGCCAAGCTGGCCAGAAGAGAAGGAATGTAA